The sequence AAAATTTGACCAACCTTAAAATCTACAATATTTTCGACTCTAAACTCCCATAAACCTATTCCTGCTAATACTTTATTTTTCATAAAGTGTCCTATTGCAGGTTTTTTTAATCTATTATTCTTTATCTTACCAGTAGTTACTTGAACAGCATTATATAAATCTTTTTCTTTTTTTTTGATTTGTGTAACTCTATTATTATTTACTTTAACAACAGTAATAGGAATGACTATACCTTCTTTAGTAAAAACTCTAGTCATTCCAATTTTTTTTCCTACTAAACCTATCATTTTTAGTACCTCTAAATCACATTAAGATACCTTAACTTAAGCTAATTTGAACATCTACACCAGCAGCTAAATCTAACCGCATTAATGCATCTACAGTTTTTTCAGTAGGTTCAACGATATCAATTAATCTTTTATGTGTCCTAATTTCGTACTGATCACGAGCATCTTTATTAACATGCGGAGATACTAAAATAGTAAATCTTTCTTTTCTCGTTGGTAAAGGAATAGGACCTCGAACTTGAGCTCCTGTTCTTTTAGCTGTTTCTACTATCTCAGCTGTAGATTGATCAATTAGACGATGATCAAAAGCCTTAAGACGAATACGAATTCTTTGGTTCTGCATAGCATCAGAACTCCATTATATACAAACTATAAATTTACTCCATATACATGAAAATACATGTTATTTGGCGTAATCGTGTTAATATAAATCCTTTATTAGGAATTTTTGAAATAAGTTTTAATATTTTTATATTATATAGATAACCCTACAATTTAACTCCTACAAAGAATATTATATTCTTTAAAATAAAAAATAAAAATAAAGCTAAATCTAGCTATATTTTATCATATAAAAAAAAAAAAAAAAACTCATAAATTATTATTTACATATATAACTATATTATTAAATAAATAAATATATATATAAACATAAAATAAAACTTACTAAAAATACTATTTTTAGTATTAAAAAAAATTTAAAACAATTTTTATTTAATTAAATTCTACTTTCTGAAAAATTATTTTGTTTAAAACGAGAAAAGAGCATAAAAAAACTACTCCTTTCCCTATCTTTATTTATTATATTAAGTAACAAACATATAATAATACATTATTAGTTTTTTACATTAACTCATCACTTTAGAAACTACTCCAGCACCCACAGTTTTTCCTCCTTCTCTTATAGCAAAACGCAATCCTTCTTCCATTGCGATTGGATGAATTAAAGTAACCACCATTTCTACATTATCTCCAGGCATAACCATTTCTACTGAACCTAAAAGTTCAATTGAACCAGTTACATCAGTAGTTCTAAAATAAAATTGAGGTCTATATCCTTTTAAAAAAGCTGTATGCCTTCCTCCTTCATCTTTAGATAATACATAAACTTTAGCTGTAAATTTAACATGAGGTAAAATAGAACCCGGTTTTGATAAAATTTGACCACGTTCTATATCTTCACGTTTTGTACCTCTTAATAATACACCAACATTTTCTCCTGCTCTACCTTCATCTAATAATTTTCTAAACATTTCAACACCAGTACAAATCGTTTTGCTCGTTGGTTTGATTCCAACTATTTCTACTTCATCTCCAATTTTAATAATACCTCTTTCTACTCTTCCAGTAACAACAGTTCCTCTTCCAGAAATAGAAAAAACATCTTCTATTGGTAATAAAAAAGGTTGCTCAATAGCACGCTTTGGCTCTGGAATATATGAATCTAAAAAATCTGTTAATTCAATAATTTTTTCTTCCCACTTTGCATCTCCTTCTAATGCTTTTAAAGCGGATCCTCTAATAATAGGAGTGCTATCTCCTGGAAAATCATATTGTGTTAATAGATCTCTAACTTCCATTTCTACTAATTCTAATAATTCTTCATCATCTACCATATCACATTTATTTAAAAAAACTAATATATAAGGAACTCCTACTTGACGTCCTAATAAAATATGTTCTCTAGTTTGAGGCATAGGTCCATCTGTAGCTGCTACTACTAAAATTGCGCCATCCATTTGTGCTGCTCCAGTAATCATATTTTTTATATAATCAGCATGTCCAGGACAATCTACATGAGCATAGTGACGCTTTTCAGTATCATACTCTACATGGGAAGTATTGATAGTAATACCTCTTGCTTTTTCTTCAGGTGCATTATCTATTTGATCAAAAGCACGAGCCGTACCTCCATATTTTTTAGATAAAACTGTTGTAATAGCTGCTGTTAAAGTAGTTTTACCATGATCTACGTGACCGATAGTACCTACGTTTATATGCGGTTTAGAACGTTCAAACTTTTCTTTAGCCACTTTCTATATTCCTCATATGTTTATTTATGTTTTAAAAAATCACTATTATTTTTTTCTACTATCTAAAATAGAAGAAATTGTAGATTTTGAAGCTTCTGCATACTTTAAAAATTCCATAGAATAAACAGCTCTACCTTGTGTTTGAGAACGCAAATCAGTTGCATATCCAAACATTTCTGATAAAGGAACTTGAGCTGTTATAAACTTTGCGGACATTATATCTTCCATTTTTTCTATATGCCCCCTTCTTCTATTTAAATCTCCTATAACATCTCCCATATATTTTTCTGGAGTTTCTATTTCAACTTTCATAATTGGTTCTAACAAAATTGGGTTAGCTAAATTAAAAGCTTTTTTAAATGCAAAAGAAGATGCTAATTTAAAAGCAATTTCTGAAGAATCTACATCGTGGTATGAGCCGAAATGTAGTCTAACTCCAATTCCAACTACTGGATATCCAACTAGAGGACCTGATTTTAGCTGCTCTTGAATACCTTTATCAATAGCCGAAATATACTCCCCTGGAATTACTCCTCCCTTGATGTCATTAATAAATGTATAATTTACATCACTATCTTTCAATGGAAATAAATCAATTACTACATGACCATATTGTCCTCTTCCTCCAGATTGTTTAATATGTTTTCCTTCTACATCATTTACTCTTTTTTTAATAGCTTCACGATATGCAACTTGAGGTTTTCCTATATTAGCGTCCACATTAAACTCACGTTTCATACGGTCTACAATAATTTCTAAATGCAATTCTCCCATTCCTGATATAATAGTTTGATTAGATTCAATATCAACATGTACTCGAAATGAAGGATCTTCTTTCGCAAGACGAGCTAATGCAGAACCCATTCTTTCTTGATCAGATTTTGTCTTAGGTTCAACTGCAATAGATATTACTGGTTCTGGAAACTCCATTTTTTCCAAAACAACAGGATTGTTCTGATCACATAAAGTATCGCCTGTAGTAACATTTTTTAAACCTATTGCAGCGGCTATATCTCCAGCATATACTTCTTTTATTTCTTCTCTCTTATTTGCATGCATTTGAACAATACGACCTAATCGTTCTTTTTGATCTTTAACAGAATTAAAAATAGTATCTCCAGAACGAACAATCCCTGAATAAACTCGAAAAAACGTTAAATTTCCAACAAACGGGTCATTTGCTATTTTAAAAGCTAAAGCTGAAAAAGATTTTTTATCTAAAGAATCAATATTATTAGAAATAATGTTATTGTGTCTAGTATTCTTATTATCGTTTTTTAATTCTTTTTCTAACTTTACAACATCTAAAGGAGAAGGTAAATATTCTATAATAGCATCTAATAAAGCTTGTACACCTTTGTTTTTAAAAGCAGAACCACAAGTTACTAACATTATTTCATTTTTTAATGCCCTTTTTCTTAAACAATTTTTTATTTCTTTTTCAGATATATATTGATTATTTAAATATTTATTCATCAAAAATTCATCTTCTTCTACTGCTGCTTCGATCAAATGCTGTCTCCATTTATCAGCAATAACTTGCATATCTACAGGTATATTTTCATATTTAAAAGTAATACCTTGATCTTCTCCATTCCAACTAATAGCTTTCATTTTTATTAAATCAATCAATCCTGTAAAATTTTCTTCTTTTCCAATAGAAAGTTGAAGTGGAACTGGATTAGCACCTAATCTAACTTTAATTTGTTCTACTACTTTTAAAAAATCAGCTCCCATTCTATCCATTTTATTCACAAAAGCAATGCGTGGAACCTTGTATTTATTAGCCTGCCTCCATACTGTTTCAGATTGAGGTTGAACTCCTCCTACTGCACAATATACCATTACTACTCCGTCTAGTACTCTCATTGATCTTTCTACTTCTATAGTAAAATCAACATGTCCTGGCGTATCAATAATATTTATTCTATGTGGTTTAAACTGATTTGCCATTCCAGACCAAAACGTTGTAGTAGCAGCAGAAGTGATTGTAATTCCTCTTTCTTGTTCTTGCTCCATCCAATCCATAGTAGCTGCTCCATCATGAACTTCTCCTATTTTATGATTTATTCCTGTATAAAATAAAATTCGTTCTGTAGTTGTAGTTTTTCCAGCATCAATATGAGCACTAATTCCAATATTACGGTAATGTATAATAGGTGTTATACGAGCCATTATTTCTTCTGCCTTTTTATATTAATAAACATACTGGGACTAAATAAGAAATTTAATTTTACTTAGTACAAATGTAAAATAATTTATTTTATTTTTACCAACGATAATGTGCAAATGCTTTATTAGCTTCAGCCATTTTATGCACTTCTTCTCGTTTTCTCACTGCAGCTCCTTTATTATCTATAGCATCAAGCAACTCATGAAACAAACGTAATGTCATAGATTTATCTTTTCTTTTTCTAGCTGATGAAATTATCCATCTCATAGCTAAAGCATTACGCCTTACTAAACGAACTTCAACTGGTACTTGATAAGTAGAACCACCTACTCTACGTGATTTGACTTCTACTACTGGACGAACATTTTCAAAAGCAATTTCAATAGCATCTATTTCTTTTTTTCCAATTTTTTTTGATAATTTATCTAACGCACTGTAAACAATACATTCTGCAATAGATTTCTTTCCATTTACCATTAATATATTAATAAACTTAGCTAATAATTCAGAAGAAAACTTTGGATCAGGTAAAATTTTTCGATTATTTACTACTCTTCTTCTTGGCATATAGTTCTCCTATTTTAAAAAATATTCATTTAAACTTATTTAAAATAAAACATTTTTATATTATCTCAAATAATAAATTTAAGATTTATTTTTTTTGACTCCATATTTTGATCTACTAGTCTTTCTTTCCTTTACTCCGGCACAATCTAAAGATCCTCTAACTACATGATATCTTACTCCAGGTAAATCTTTTACTCTTCCACCTCTTATTAATATTACAGAATGTTCTTGCAGATTATGCCCTTCTCCACCTATATATGCAGTAACTTCAAATCCATTTGTTAAACGAACTCTACATACTTTTCTTAATGCTGAATTAGGTTTTTTAGGAGTAGTCGTATATACTCTAATACACACTCCTCTTTTTTGAGGACAACTATTTAATGCTGGAACATTACTCTTAGTACTTTTATATAACCTTGACTTTCGCACTAACTGATTAATAGTAGACATAATTTTTCCTAATATTTTTAAGTTTTATTTAAAATATATTGTGTTTTTCAATAATTTGTTTTATAGATACTTCAATTTAAATAAAAATACTTCTTTACCAATTCATTTGTGTGGTATGTTTAAACGTAAGCTGTACAAATTGTATGTAATTTATAACTTTAAAACTAGAATTAATATTTTTCAAACCCCGAGCTTCTAAATCTTCCTTTAAAATATATATAATATTTATATAACTTTTATAAGTTAAAACAAAATTTTCATCTACTGCAAAAATCACTCCATCTTGCAACATAATAATGTCATCATTTAAATCTACCATTAAAAACATAGTATCTAAATCGATAAAATATGGGGACTTCATCAATGTATGCAGCAAATCTATTACCTCTAAAAATTTACGATGCAATTAAAACTATTTAATTTTTTTTTAAAGGATAAAGTATTTAATACTTCTATATTAACTAAAAAGTCATCAAAAAAAAATATCCCTCGCTTATTAACAGATTCTAAATGTAAATAACACTTTTTTTCGCAATAAATTGAAAAAATGCGAAATGCATGAGTATATTTATAAAAAAAAATATTTTTAGAATTCTGCTGTTTAGATAATTGAAGTACTCCGTCATTTATAAAAAAAAGCCCTATTTTATTAGTAAATGAAGATAATGCTAAAGCAGCATTTAAACCTTCTTGACCATTAGAAGTTCCATAGGGAAGATGAGAAAAAACAAAAGCTATATTATTCATTATTCACATAAATCTATTTTAATTAACTGATTAATACAATTTAAAATTGTATAAAACGATGAGACTTTTTAACTGATTTCAAAAACCTACTAAAACCTACAATAGAAAATGCTTTTGAAATATTTTTTGTATTTTTTTCTTTACTTAAATTAGTATTTTTCTTTATTACTCCACGTTGTATTAATGAATTTATACACAAATATAATCTCACATTATGTGTATCATGTAATTTTCTCCATTCTTCTTCTATATTTACATAATGTACATTTTTCATGCTACTAGTAGTAACTCCATTAAAAACACCATCACCATAAAAAAATACACTGTATATATTATGTCCTAAACTAATAACAGTTCTAGAAAAAATAAAAGAACTCATGGAATTTTGTGAACTATACAACGAAGAAGTTACCATTACTGTATAAACATATTTCATTGTTAAAAAGATCAAGTTGATTTGATATAAAATTATTATTTACAACCTTAAACTCATCTAAGTTTAAGATAACGCATTAACAATCTATTATTATATAAGCAATATATATATACTAATTATTTAGTATTAAAAAATTTAAATATATTTTTTTAAAATAATAATTTATTACTAAAATAACGATTAAATTTAATAATTCATTTTATAGTTCTAACAAATTAAACAAAATTAAGCTAGCATTTTTTTTAAAAAAATAATCAAATAAACAAATTAAAAAAATAGCAAAACATCATAATTTGAATAAATAAGTTTTAAATATTTTAACTAATTTATTCATTCTATACTTCTAAATATTTTATTTAAATAAATAATCTATATTTAAATAGTATTTTTAAAAAAATTATTAAACAAAAATTTTTTTTTAAAATTAAAGTTAATTCAATTAAATGTAATTAATCAAAAAAAAATAAAACCATTATGTTTATTAATTCTTAACTTAATATAAATTCTGCACTTAATAATATCTAATATATAAATATTCTGTATATAATATAAAAATATATATTTACTTTAAATTAATTATTATTAACGCTAATATCATGAATACACATATATATTTCTCTTAATTTTTCATTTTTAAGATATAATAATGATTATTATATTAATAATCATATTAATTATTACTAATAATATATACTTATATCTTAATTGAAAGTATGAAAATTCTTAATTTAATACTAAAACTGTTATTAAGTATTAGTCTAAAACAAAAAAATATAACCTATATAACACTAAACATTATTACTTTGTATATATGTGTTCTGTAATTAAATTTATTAAGACCAAATATTTACAATTATTTCTAATAGAATTTTTAACGGTTTAATATAAATTCTCAGTTCAAAATTATAATGTTTTTAAAATTTATATAAAATCCAAAAACTAATAATAACTATATAAATAGTGTATATATTTATCTATAATAAAATATTTGTTTAACACTCTATATTTTCTAATTAAAACTATGCTTATATATTAAAACTACAAATAACTGTAACTATTTATAATATTAATAACCATAAAATAATAATTATTTATTATTTCAAGTTATATGTAAATTATCATTTTTAATGATTTTTAACATAAAACTAGTATTTTACAACATTTATAACACCAATAAATACTACTATTGTAATATATAAATATATAGTCAAAAATACTATTCAATAAATTTTACGTATTCAATTACAAAACAGTAATCACTACTACTATTTTTTATTTATATTTTCTTTACTATTAAAAACATTATTTTTATTTTATTTCACAAAATATTAAAAAAATAAAAAACATATTCAAAGAATTTTGTAAAACACCACTTTACTTTTAAAATAAACTATTTTTAATTTTAAAGTTAAATAAAAAATACTGTTCTCTACAAAAAATAATTATACTTTTTAATATTAATTTATTTTCTTAAATACTTTAACTCATTCAACAAAAATATATATAATATTTTCATTATAATTTCTTATATAAAAATTTTTAAAAAAAAATATACTATATTATGTTTTCTATAACTAACACTCTACTATTTATTATTTGTATTATCTATTCGTATTAAAAACTATATTTAATAGAAAAAACATAATTTACTACTAACGTTTTTAATAACAAATAAATCTATAGTATTGTACAATACATATTTGTATTGTATATTTTACAATTTTAAAATTAAATTATAATTCTTTTTTTTCTTAAGTACTGCGAAGTTTTAAATTATCATCAATAGGAAAACTCTAATCCTCATAATTTTTTTTTTAAAATTGATTGCACATTCTTTTTTATGAATAATAATTAAGGAACAATAATGAATTATAACCGTGTTGGTTTAACTTGGATTAGTTTTTTATCATATGCTTTTACTGGAGCTTTAGTGACTG comes from Buchnera aphidicola (Anoecia oenotherae) and encodes:
- the rpsJ gene encoding 30S ribosomal protein S10 codes for the protein MQNQRIRIRLKAFDHRLIDQSTAEIVETAKRTGAQVRGPIPLPTRKERFTILVSPHVNKDARDQYEIRTHKRLIDIVEPTEKTVDALMRLDLAAGVDVQISLS
- the tuf gene encoding elongation factor Tu, which codes for MAKEKFERSKPHINVGTIGHVDHGKTTLTAAITTVLSKKYGGTARAFDQIDNAPEEKARGITINTSHVEYDTEKRHYAHVDCPGHADYIKNMITGAAQMDGAILVVAATDGPMPQTREHILLGRQVGVPYILVFLNKCDMVDDEELLELVEMEVRDLLTQYDFPGDSTPIIRGSALKALEGDAKWEEKIIELTDFLDSYIPEPKRAIEQPFLLPIEDVFSISGRGTVVTGRVERGIIKIGDEVEIVGIKPTSKTICTGVEMFRKLLDEGRAGENVGVLLRGTKREDIERGQILSKPGSILPHVKFTAKVYVLSKDEGGRHTAFLKGYRPQFYFRTTDVTGSIELLGSVEMVMPGDNVEMVVTLIHPIAMEEGLRFAIREGGKTVGAGVVSKVMS
- the fusA gene encoding elongation factor G, with translation MARITPIIHYRNIGISAHIDAGKTTTTERILFYTGINHKIGEVHDGAATMDWMEQEQERGITITSAATTTFWSGMANQFKPHRINIIDTPGHVDFTIEVERSMRVLDGVVMVYCAVGGVQPQSETVWRQANKYKVPRIAFVNKMDRMGADFLKVVEQIKVRLGANPVPLQLSIGKEENFTGLIDLIKMKAISWNGEDQGITFKYENIPVDMQVIADKWRQHLIEAAVEEDEFLMNKYLNNQYISEKEIKNCLRKRALKNEIMLVTCGSAFKNKGVQALLDAIIEYLPSPLDVVKLEKELKNDNKNTRHNNIISNNIDSLDKKSFSALAFKIANDPFVGNLTFFRVYSGIVRSGDTIFNSVKDQKERLGRIVQMHANKREEIKEVYAGDIAAAIGLKNVTTGDTLCDQNNPVVLEKMEFPEPVISIAVEPKTKSDQERMGSALARLAKEDPSFRVHVDIESNQTIISGMGELHLEIIVDRMKREFNVDANIGKPQVAYREAIKKRVNDVEGKHIKQSGGRGQYGHVVIDLFPLKDSDVNYTFINDIKGGVIPGEYISAIDKGIQEQLKSGPLVGYPVVGIGVRLHFGSYHDVDSSEIAFKLASSFAFKKAFNLANPILLEPIMKVEIETPEKYMGDVIGDLNRRRGHIEKMEDIMSAKFITAQVPLSEMFGYATDLRSQTQGRAVYSMEFLKYAEASKSTISSILDSRKK
- the rpsG gene encoding 30S ribosomal protein S7 — encoded protein: MPRRRVVNNRKILPDPKFSSELLAKFINILMVNGKKSIAECIVYSALDKLSKKIGKKEIDAIEIAFENVRPVVEVKSRRVGGSTYQVPVEVRLVRRNALAMRWIISSARKRKDKSMTLRLFHELLDAIDNKGAAVRKREEVHKMAEANKAFAHYRW
- the rpsL gene encoding 30S ribosomal protein S12, whose protein sequence is MSTINQLVRKSRLYKSTKSNVPALNSCPQKRGVCIRVYTTTPKKPNSALRKVCRVRLTNGFEVTAYIGGEGHNLQEHSVILIRGGRVKDLPGVRYHVVRGSLDCAGVKERKTSRSKYGVKKNKS
- the tusB gene encoding sulfurtransferase complex subunit TusB, translating into MKSPYFIDLDTMFLMVDLNDDIIMLQDGVIFAVDENFVLTYKSYINIIYILKEDLEARGLKNINSSFKVINYIQFVQLTFKHTTQMNW
- the tusC gene encoding sulfurtransferase complex subunit TusC, whose product is MNNIAFVFSHLPYGTSNGQEGLNAALALSSFTNKIGLFFINDGVLQLSKQQNSKNIFFYKYTHAFRIFSIYCEKKCYLHLESVNKRGIFFFDDFLVNIEVLNTLSFKKKLNSFNCIVNF
- the tusD gene encoding sulfurtransferase complex subunit TusD, which gives rise to MKYVYTVMVTSSLYSSQNSMSSFIFSRTVISLGHNIYSVFFYGDGVFNGVTTSSMKNVHYVNIEEEWRKLHDTHNVRLYLCINSLIQRGVIKKNTNLSKEKNTKNISKAFSIVGFSRFLKSVKKSHRFIQF